The genomic window TAATAACTTTGGCACAATCCAGTATTATTAAATTATAATTAGAATAAAAGTTGTTACCTATTTCTATGTTGTAACCGTAATCACAGCGAAATGGTGGCTCAATGAAAAATGTTTCTTTTGTTTTACCAAACATATTTCTAATAATCTTATTTCTTTTTTCTATATCATTTGGATTAAGTGAGTTAAATTTAAATATTTGTTCTTTAGCATATTGTCTTTCTTGCAACAATTCTTCATCAAAAGCAAGATAAGGTTTTCCTGATAGCATTTTTTCTTTCTGCCTGTTCATTCAAATACTCCTAATAATACCTGTTTTAGGTTCATTTTAAACCAATTAAATGTTTACATTTTATGAAACAGTTAATATAGAATTAATTACAGATTATTAAATAATGCATAATATTGGACATAATCACTAAACAATTTAGATTCTCCAGTATTATTTTAAACTTATTCTAATATTTTGGTCATCTGAACATCGATTGAGGTTTCTTCACCCGGGAATATCTCAATATCTCTAACCCATGCCCTAAAGCCGTCTTTGATAATTACAATCTCATAATCTCTGCTCTTTACATCATCTATTGTTACAGGGATTCTATTAATCGTAGTTTGATAGGTTCCATTCATGAAAACTTTTGCTTCCTTCTGATCACAGTATATTGTGATTGAACCAAATTGAGGCTCTGATATTAGCTCAGCATATACCCTGGTAGTTAATGAAGGTGAAACTTCTATCTCTTCAAACCAATCTTCGTAACCTTGTAATGAAATCTTGACTTCATATTTTCCTGTATTAATATTAGTTAGATTAAGAGGAGTTAATCCCTCATAAACATCATTTAAATAAATATCAGCTCCCTGGGGTATAGAATTAAATGCTATAGAACCAACAGATGTACGGGATTTCAAATCCATAGATATCCTTTCTACCTGGGAAGCAGATACTGTAATATTTGTAACCCAGTCTTCAAAACCTGATAGTTCTACCCTGATATTGTGTCTGCCAACAGGAACATTTCTAATATTCAAAGGAGTATCTCCAGTATAATTATTGTCCAGGTATACCTTGGCACCTTGGGGATTAGAATTTACTGATATTGAACCAAATTCTTCAACTTTCTTTTGCGATGGAACCAAATCTGCAGAAATCCTTACAGTTAACACCGGTAAGACAACAACAGTGCTATTCCAATCCTCGTATCCAGCTAAAATCATTTTAAGATTGTATTGTCCGGTTTCAAGATTCTTTATATCTAAAGGAGTATTACCTTTAAAATCATTGTCTAAATAAACCGCCGCACCCTTTGGATTTGAGTTTATAGAAAGGGAGCCGTTTTTCAATTGTTCTGCGTGGGAAGATACAGATAGAGCCAATAAAAGAATTGCTAATACTACTATACAAATATTAAATAATCTTTTAATTGATTTTAAACAAAAAATATTGGAAATCATTTTAACTTCCTCCAAAATATTTCAATATTTTTCTATAATTTCTTTTATTTAAACTCCTTTCCTGTTTTTATTTTTTAACACATTTCTAATTTTCATGAAATTGTTTTCATTTTTTACAAAATATAATAATGTGTATTTTTGGTTTTTACTTACTATATTATACATTATAATATAAAACAATAAATGCGAATATATTCATAATATAATTATTACATATCATAGACTTTTCTTATCTTCTTTTAAAGATATCATATAAGAAAATGAAAAATAGATAGTGTATCAATGTGCACCAAAAAGTTTCTTAGAAAATCGAATAAAATGCCTTTATTGTTCACTTATCATCTCATCAAGCGCATAAAAAAATGAGCTCGCAACACAGTATTGTAATTCTTCTGGATTATCCCTGAAATAGTTTTCAATCAAATTTTTTATTTTTGATGGGGTCATATTTTTAACCTTATCTTTTATCTCATGAAATTTTTGGGGCTCAATCATGTATAGCATAGTTAAAATAGAATCCATAATTCCAATTAAATAAAATGCTTTCTCTTGCTCGGTAAAGGTTATATATTTATTTCCATCTATGAAGCACATCTTTGTTCTCTTTTTCATTAAAGCAATCTCCAATAACTAAATATAAAATGTTAAAGTTAACAATATTTTCTTTATTTAGAATTTATTTATGTTATATACACTCTTTTTTTCAGTCAAGGCAAAGATGTTTTTATACTGTCTATCTTCAATTTAAGATTTTATTCAATGAACAATCATGAATATATATAAAGATATTCTATCCATTTTAATTTTATCATATGACATTAAATTAAAAAATGAAAGTTTAAAGATTATATTTTGTAGATTGTAAAATATTAAATTACTATTCTTATTTTTAAATAAAACATTATTAAATGTATAAATGATATGCCGGTAAGAAATATTTTATAAAAATATATATTAATTACCGACACATCATTCTAAAATGTCAGATTATTTTTACTAATTTCCAGGTTTCTCGTAGGAAGTTGGTCCTTCGTCATAACCTACTTCCTTGAGCCATTCAGCAGGATAACCTATTCCTTCACCTACTTCAGGTTCATTAACATAACCGTCAATGTATTTCATAACTAAATATTGACCGAATTCTCTCCACTCATTTACAACAGAATTACCGTTATTAACACAGTATTCTGTCAAGTATTCACTTGCCAGTTCTGGATTTTTTTCATATAACAAGCTTGCTGCCTGGTCAATAGCGGGTTGGAATGCAAACATTTTATTTTCTAATTCTTCATATTTCTCTTTTATATCATCTATCATATAGCTAAACTTCAGATCAGCCCAGTTGGATACAAAATTAAATACCCAGTATGCAGAATCTTCATTGTATTCAGAGCGGGTTCCGATAGTATATGCCTCAGGAAGTTCAGTGCTGCCAGCATATATTGGAATGAAACAAGAAGTAGTGGCTACATCAGGAGTGTACCACATTACTCCGCCAATAGCAGAAGGTAGCCAGTCCCTTGTTTGTATTATCTGGACATAATCAGATCTAAAAATACCAATTGCTCTTTCCCATGCACCTTTGACTAATTCCTCGCCAACTCCACTTTCATAACGGTTTGGGTTACCAAATGGTCCGGCGGCCAATCCTTTAGTTAAATCAAATTCTGTTCCCTGGTAATAATCACGAGTTATTGCCATTACATCCTGCATGGAAACCTTTTTGTCCGGTTTAATTGAAAATGGATATTCTTTTGTAAAATCATCTTCTACCCAGGGAGAAAATTCCTTAGAAGGAGCTAACAAATCATAAGCGCGCCATTTTCGTCGTAAACTATAATATGGATGAGAATATTCACCACTCCCGCATACCGCACAAAAGTCAAAAGGTTCTTCTGTATCCCACCAGCCTTCAGTTTCAGAAATTTCAAAAATATTTTCTGATGCCATAAAATAATCAGGATTATCTAAATCAATTTCTCTAATAGTAAATTGATTGGCCAGGACTGCAATTTCATCATCTGGAACTCTTTGTGCAGCCCATATTGCACTTTTACCATCAGGAGTTGCTAACATTGAAAAAACCCATGCCTCTTTCGAATCTACGATTGTGAGAGTTTCTCCCCAACCATAATATCCATATTCTTCCCCTAAATCACCCATGAGCTTGATGGCTTCCCTTGCTGTTGTACATCTTTCTAATGCTACTTTGGAAAGTTCTGCAATATCAAATAATGCCTCACCATTAGGAATTGGAGCAGCATATGTCTTGGCAGAGCATGTAGTTTCTCCAATAGCCAATTGATGTTCATTCATCATTCCGTAAACACCATCAAAATAAGCATAGGTGTGTTCAACTTGTGGTATATATCCTATAGGTTCCATAATCTCTTCTCCGGCTTTTGGATAATAGGTTGGTCCCCTGTCATAGCTGCAATATCGGGGATAATCCAATATAAATTCATACACTGCTCTTTCTGCTCCCGGCTCATAATCTTGTGCAGGAACATAAGCTATCCTGGGATCACAATGTCCACAGTCATTTGTGTGAGAAGTAATTACTGAACCATCTATTGTAGCATCTTTTCCACATATTATTGTGGTACATGAGGTTGTATTTATATCAATTTCAGTACAGGTAGTGCAAGGTGCACAAATAGCAAAATTAGCAAAAATTGTAATTGTTAGCATTGCAAGACCAATTAAGTAGGTTATTTTTTTTAAATTCATTATTTCCTCCATATTTTTTATTTATAACTCCAAATTATAACCTTTGATAAAACTGATTTGTACGATAATATCCCCCCCCTACATTTTTTCAATTATTAAGATACGTATTTACCAACAAATATTCTTATCTTAAATTACTATATTTAATAATAACAATTGTTGTTAAGAAAGTAAACTGAACAAATTGGCTATTATCAACACTTTAATATTATATTATTATATCATTTCTCTATACATGTTTCTAAAAAATAGATTACTTTTTTCAATAATTTCATTTATAGATTCTGGAAAATCATAAATATGGTTTCAGTGAAAAAATCTTATTTTATCAACTTTTATTTTTTATATTCTTGTTCATTATTCAGAAAGCAACATCTATTCTTGATTCAGGACGATTTTTTAAATATTATTTTTATAAATTGTGGGAATTAAGTAATATTAATATATTATTTGAAAGTATTTTTAAATAAAGTATTAAAGTTGCTTTTTTCTTTTGAGATATTTAATATAATTTTCAAACCACTTTTAGATTATCTTCAATTCCTAAGAAATAATACAGTAATACCATCAATACCATCTATTTAACCAAAATAATAAAGAAATGATTGTTTCAGGAGAAGTAAAAATCAGATAGAGTTGACAAGAATCAAAGATATTTCAGGGGCAAGAGTTATTCAAATTCTAAATCCGGTAAAGCCTGATACTGTATTATAAATTCATATTGAACAAGTTGGAGTTCCAATGAAAGGCCCCTTCAGTATATTTCTGAAGGGGCCTTATTGTTTTATAAAGTATGTTTTAACTAATAGTTAATAACGTCTTCTGTCATCGTCATAATTTCTTCTGGGTTTTCTATCGCCATAATCTCTTCTGGGTTTTTGCGGTTTGGCTTCATCAATCTTTAATGGACGACCGTTAAAATCATTATTATTTAAACTTTCCATAGCTTTATTTGCTTCTTCTGAAGAAGACATTTCTACAAATCCAAAACCTTTGCCTTCGATAATGTTGACACTTTTTACGGTACCATATTGAGCGAAAAGCTCTTCCAGCTGCTGATTGTTTACGCTATAGCTTAAATTTCCAACATAGAGTTTACTACCTTGCATATCTTTAACCTCCTTTCTCATGTATTTTTTTCAGTAACATTTAATTTAGAGGTAGAGTATGGCAAGATAGAATAATCTCTATTTTATATATTACTGTAGCCCAATCCTTATTATACTTTCATAAAGGGCTGATCTTTCAATGTTTTAAACTATTCATTCGTAACATTTGCTTTTGTTAATAAATGACATTTATATTGTACATTGTCTGGAAATAATGTCAATAATTTGTATGAAAGTCTGAATCATATTTCTATAGTTTATTTCTCTTTTTCTCAAAATGTTTTTGATTTCAGGTAAACCTATCTATTCCTTTTGATCTTTTACATAAAGAAAAGTCCCTCAGCGGGATGCTAAGGGACTGGGATTTCTGGCTCCCCGGGTAGGATTCGAACCTACAACCCTCCGGTTAACAGCCGGATGCTCCACCATTGAGCTACCGAGGAATAACGCAAAATTTATTATAATCTATATTACAAAAAAGGTCAACAAGAAATCAAAGGATTTTTTTAACTTTATTATATTTTTGTTTAACAATATCTAATAAAATAATATTTTAATCAAGGTAATCCCGCAATTTTTTACTACGGCTCGGGTGTCTTAACTTTCGAAGAGCTTTGGCTTCAATTTGCCTTATTCTTTCACGGGTAACCCCGAACTCTCTTCCGACTTCTTCCAGGGTATGTGGGTGACCGTCACTAATTCCAAATCTCAATTCAAGAACCCTTTTTTCCCTCTGAGTCAGTGTTTTCAGCACACCTTCAAGTTGTTCCTTTAATAAAGTGTGCGAAGCTATTTTTGGAGGTGCCGGTGAGTCTTCGTCCTCTATAAAATCTCCCAAATGACTATCATCTTCTTTGCCTATTGGACTTTCTAAAGAAACCGGTTCCTGAGCAGTCTTAATTATACCTTTAATTTTTTCCAAAGGCAGTTCCATTCTTTCTGCAATTTCTTCAATAGTCGGTTCTCTTCCAAGTTCTTGTAGGAGATACCTTGAGACCCTTACTAATTTATTAATTGTTTCCACCATATGTACCGGGACTCTGATAGTGCGTGCCTGATCAGCAATAGCTCTTGTTATTGCTTGACGTATCCACCAGGTAGCATATGTGCTGAATTTGTAACCCCTTCGGTAATCAAATTTTTCTACAGCTCTTATTAAACCCATATTTCCTTCTTGAATTAAATCTAAGAATAGCATCCCTCTTCCGACATAACGTTTAGCTATGCTCACAACCAACCTTAAATTTGATTGCACCAAAATTCTCTTAGCTTCTAAATCCCCTGCTTCCATGCGTTTTGCCAGTTCTATCTCTTCATCTGCATTCAATAGCTTTATTTGTCCAATTTCTTTCAAGTACATCTTTACAGGATCATCCAATTCAAGTCCCTTACCAAGAATTATTTCAGTAGCTAAGTCTTTTTTTGATATTTCCTCAATCCCATCTTTTCTTCTTTTCCTTTTCTGTTCAAGAGAAATGTCTTCTTCTTTTTCTTCGTCTTCGTCAATAACATCAACTCCGGACCTATTAAGGGCATCATATAAATCTTCTATTTTATTTATATTTAGAATCTCGTCTTCCAAATAATCTTCTATTTCTTGAAATGTAAGATAACTTTTTTCCTTGCCTTTTTCTATTAGACCTTCAATTTTTTTCTTATTTGCCATATTTAAAAGACCCCTTTTTTTATATGATATTTCATTTTTGCTATCCACCAGGATATTATACAAGTGTTTTTATTTTATGCAAAATGTTTTGA from Atribacterota bacterium includes these protein-coding regions:
- a CDS encoding C69 family dipeptidase → MNLKKITYLIGLAMLTITIFANFAICAPCTTCTEIDINTTSCTTIICGKDATIDGSVITSHTNDCGHCDPRIAYVPAQDYEPGAERAVYEFILDYPRYCSYDRGPTYYPKAGEEIMEPIGYIPQVEHTYAYFDGVYGMMNEHQLAIGETTCSAKTYAAPIPNGEALFDIAELSKVALERCTTAREAIKLMGDLGEEYGYYGWGETLTIVDSKEAWVFSMLATPDGKSAIWAAQRVPDDEIAVLANQFTIREIDLDNPDYFMASENIFEISETEGWWDTEEPFDFCAVCGSGEYSHPYYSLRRKWRAYDLLAPSKEFSPWVEDDFTKEYPFSIKPDKKVSMQDVMAITRDYYQGTEFDLTKGLAAGPFGNPNRYESGVGEELVKGAWERAIGIFRSDYVQIIQTRDWLPSAIGGVMWYTPDVATTSCFIPIYAGSTELPEAYTIGTRSEYNEDSAYWVFNFVSNWADLKFSYMIDDIKEKYEELENKMFAFQPAIDQAASLLYEKNPELASEYLTEYCVNNGNSVVNEWREFGQYLVMKYIDGYVNEPEVGEGIGYPAEWLKEVGYDEGPTSYEKPGN
- a CDS encoding PEGA domain-containing protein, which encodes MISNIFCLKSIKRLFNICIVVLAILLLALSVSSHAEQLKNGSLSINSNPKGAAVYLDNDFKGNTPLDIKNLETGQYNLKMILAGYEDWNSTVVVLPVLTVRISADLVPSQKKVEEFGSISVNSNPQGAKVYLDNNYTGDTPLNIRNVPVGRHNIRVELSGFEDWVTNITVSASQVERISMDLKSRTSVGSIAFNSIPQGADIYLNDVYEGLTPLNLTNINTGKYEVKISLQGYEDWFEEIEVSPSLTTRVYAELISEPQFGSITIYCDQKEAKVFMNGTYQTTINRIPVTIDDVKSRDYEIVIIKDGFRAWVRDIEIFPGEETSIDVQMTKILE
- the rpoD gene encoding RNA polymerase sigma factor RpoD, translating into MANKKKIEGLIEKGKEKSYLTFQEIEDYLEDEILNINKIEDLYDALNRSGVDVIDEDEEKEEDISLEQKRKRRKDGIEEISKKDLATEIILGKGLELDDPVKMYLKEIGQIKLLNADEEIELAKRMEAGDLEAKRILVQSNLRLVVSIAKRYVGRGMLFLDLIQEGNMGLIRAVEKFDYRRGYKFSTYATWWIRQAITRAIADQARTIRVPVHMVETINKLVRVSRYLLQELGREPTIEEIAERMELPLEKIKGIIKTAQEPVSLESPIGKEDDSHLGDFIEDEDSPAPPKIASHTLLKEQLEGVLKTLTQREKRVLELRFGISDGHPHTLEEVGREFGVTRERIRQIEAKALRKLRHPSRSKKLRDYLD
- a CDS encoding RNA-binding protein, with protein sequence MQGSKLYVGNLSYSVNNQQLEELFAQYGTVKSVNIIEGKGFGFVEMSSSEEANKAMESLNNNDFNGRPLKIDEAKPQKPRRDYGDRKPRRNYDDDRRRY